The segment TCCTTGATGATCAGCTCGAAGTTGAGCAGCGCGGCGAAGCCGGTGCAGACGACGCCGAGGATCAGGACGGAGATCACCGAGTCGGCGCGCCAGGTGATGGTCTGGAGCCCCAGGAAGGGGAAGGCGACCAGGAGCAGCACGGTGGCCGCACTGAGCTGCCCTCCGGCGAGCACCAGCGGGGGAATGCCCTTGCCCACGAGGAACCTGCCCATGTAGGCGAAGCTGGCGCCGAAGCTGATCGAACCGAGGACGAAGCAGAGGACGCTCCAACCGGTGCCGGACGAGGCCGAGTTCCACGGGGAGGCGATGAGCGCGGTGCCGCCGAGACCGAGCAGTACGCCGCCGGCCTTGAAGCCGGAGACCCGCTTCTCCTGGCCGAGCAGCAGGGCGGCGCCCAGGGTCCAGATCGGCGCGCTGCCGTTGACCACGGCGGCGACGCTGCTCGATCCGGCGATCTCCCCCTCGGCGTAGAGGGTCCACGGGACGGCGTTGCCGAGCAGCGCGGCGACGGTCAGATGGCCCCAGGTGGCGGCTTCCCTCGGGAGCCGGAGCCCCTTCGCGTAACCGAGGGCGAGGATGACGACGGCGCCGAGCGCGAGCCGGATCAGCACCATCTGCACGGGTGAGAATCCGTACCCGGCGATCTTGATCCACAGGAAGACGGAGCCCCAGACGAGACTCAGTGCGGCCAGCCGCGTGTAGGTGGCTTTGGACATGGGTGTTCCCGCTCTCCGAAGCTCAAGGCTCGGCAAGGAGTTGGAAGAGGATGAAGAGGATGAGGAGGAAGAGGAGGACGAAGCAAGGGGACGCGCGGAGCTCTCCGCGGTACGGCACCGAGCCTCGCACCGGCCGTCGGACGGGTCCAGCAACGGCTGGTGGAAGGTACCGTCCACCAGCCGTGGCGAATCGCGTCCCAGCGGGCCGGAGCCGTGGAGGGGCAGGCTGCGCCCGCTCAGCCGACGACGGCCGCCCTGGCCGCCGTACGCAGCTCGTCGAGGACGGCGGCGATCTCCGGCGACGTCTGGCTGCCCTCCCGCACGGCCGCGAAGACCGTACGTGAAGGGGCCCGCTCGCTGAACGCGCGGATCGTCACCTCCGGCCGCGGGACCGGCTTGGCGAGGCGCGGCACCAGCGCGACCCCGAGGCCGAGCCGGACCGCCGCGAGCGTGGCGTCCCAGTCGCCGATGGCGTGGGAGGCCCGCGGGGTGAACCCGGCCGCCGTACACGCGGCGACGCCGATGTCGTGGCAGAGGCCCGTCGTGGCGAAGATCCAGGTCTCGTCGGCGAGGTCGGCGAGCAGCAGCCGCTCGCTGTCGAGCAGCCGGTGCCCGGCCGGCAGGGCGATGTCGAAGGGGTCGTCGCAGAGCGCGACCCGGTGGAACCGCCCGTCGGTGCGTCCGTCGGAGGTCCTGGCGGTGCGTCCGTCGGTGCGTCCGTCGGTGCGTTCGTCGGGAGGCCCATCGGTGCGTCCGTCGGGGAGCCCGGCGGAAGGGCGTTCCTCACTCGGCGCACCGGGCGACGGCCGGGTCGTGTCCGCGGAGATCACGACGTCCGTCTCCCCGCGCCGTAGCAGGGAGAAGCTCTCCGGCGGGTCGACCTCGGCCAGCGAGGTCCGCAACAGCGGTCGGGTCTCCCGCAGTCGGGCCACGGCGGGCAGGATGAGCGCCGACAGGGTGGTGGAGAAGCCGGCGACCGCCACTTCCCCGCGCTCTCCGCTCCGGTGGGCGGCCAGTTCCGCGCGCATCTGTTCGACCTGGGTGAAGACGGCGTCGGCGTGCCTGAGCACGATCCGGGCGGCTCCCGTGAGCCGCAGCCGGCGCCCGGACGGTTCGGTGAGCGGGACGCCCAACTCACGCCCCAGGGCACTGATCTGCTGCGAGACGGCCTGTGGGGTGAGGTGGAGCGCTTGGGCGGCCGCGCTGACGGTGCCGCGCTCGCTGAGTTCCCGCAGCACCCGCAGCTTCCTCAGGTCCGGAAGGTCGGTCACGCCCGCACCCCTTCCCGCCACCGCCGTCCGGTCATCGTACGCAGCCGGCGTCCACGTCGACGACCTCCTTGGCGGCCCCGACCTGTTCGCCGTGGCCCGCGCTCTCGGCCCGGACGGCGTACGGGCGCCGCCTCACCGCCGTGGCGGGGTGAGGCGGCGGTCCGGCACCGGAAGAGGGGTCAGTCCAGCGGCATGCTCCGTTCCGAGGAGCGCGCACCCGGAGCCGTCGGCGCCGGGATCTTGAGGAGGCCCTTGTCGCTGGAGCTCGCGGGCGCGTCCGCGCCGACCGGGGTGGTGGTCATGGGCCGGGCGGCGGCGCAACGCTGCTTCTCCGCCTCGGACATGGGACCGGTGCGCTGAAGCAGCCGGTCGGGCACGGCCCGCGAGGGTCCGTCGATGACGGCGTGCAGCCGGTAGTCGTCCTTCTTGCTGACGAACCAGCCCTCGACCCGCTCCCGGCTGGGCTGCATCTCGACCCAGCTCACCTCGCCGGGCTGGATCTTCTCCACGATCGTCCGCTGGTCGCTGCTGAACCACTGCCAGGGCCGCTGCCAGCCCTTCTCGTAGGCGAGGGCGAACTGGGCGGCCATGGGCCGTTCCTTGATGCGCTTCTCGTCCTCGTCCCGTACGCCTGAAGTGGGCAGCCTGGCCACCTCGTTGAGGGCCAGGTTCGCGTCGGCGTACGTCTGGGAGATGCTGTCGTGCCCCCGCTCGGCGTAGGAGAGGAGCCGGGAGTGCTCCAGCGGGTTGCGGGTGCAGTTGACGAAGGCCTCGCCGACGACCCTCGCCCGGTCGTAGTAGCGGAAGGACATGCGGGTGTCCGGCTGGAACGTGCAGGCGTTCTCGCCGTTGCAGGCTGCGGCCGCGTTGTGGAGGGTGCTCTCGCGGTCGTTGCCCTTGTACGCCTCCGAGGTGCCGAGCGCGGTCTTGTTCACGGTCTTGTCGAGGTCCCGCGGCACCTCGACCGCGCGGATGCGGGCGATCATCGGTGAACAGGTCACATGGGTACGGGAGTCGGTGACCCGGGAGGTGAAGGTGAGCAGCGGCTCGTTCTCGCTCGCGGTGAAGACATAGCTGCGGGCGGTCCAACGGCCGGGACCGGGCTTGCCCTTCGTACGGTCGGGGTCTCCAGCGGTGGTGGCCTCCTGGACCGCACCGCCGGAGCCGACGACGGCGTACGGCTGCCCGGCGACGACCTGCTCGCCGGTGCACTCCTTGGAGACGGCGGGGCTGTCCTCGTAGCTCACCGTGACCTTGGCGCCGGCGCGGACGCCGCGCAGCCGCTGCTGGAGGGTGTTGCCGTCCTTCTGCAGGGCGACGCCGTGGGAGGCGTCGGTGCGGCCCGAAGCGGTGGGCGAGTAGCGCTGGTTGGAGCCGGTCCAGAAGTCGATGCCGACGGTGGTGGGTCCGTCGCCCTTCATGACCGGGTCGGCGAAGTCGCCGTTGAGGACGGGCACGGACTGCGCGGCGGCGGCCGCGGCTGCGGCGACGGCGGAGTGGGGGGCGAGGGGGAGGGGGATCAGGATCCCGGCGGCGCCGAGGACGGCGAGCGCGGAGAGGGAGCGATGCATGAGGGGACTCCTCCGGGATCAGAAACCGTTGGCGGGCAGGACGACTTCGCGCTTCGGGTCGGCACCCGGCGGCACCGCCCGAGCGGCCGGCACCTCCCGTACGGCGGCGCCGCTCCGAAGCCCGCCGGGGGTGCTGTTGTCGGCGTCGGACGCGGTGTCACCGGCGGGACGCTTGCGGCCGCAGAGCCGGTCGGGGACGGCGTACGTCTGAGCGACGAAGCTGCTGGTGTTGACCATGGAGGGGCTGTCCACGCTCACGTTGAGGATCTTCTTGCCCGTGTCCGTGACGAGATCGCCCACCACCCGCCGCATGGCGGCGCTCGCGCCGAAGACGAGCATGTCGTACGGCTTGACCGTGGTCTTGTAGACCGTCGCCTCGGTGTTCTCGGTCGTCCACGACTTGGAGTACGTGGCCTTGAAGGCGGCCTCGAAGGCGAGCTTGGCGCTCAGCGAACCGGCCACCTTCGCGCCGCCCGCGACGGTGGTCTTGGTGCCGTTCGTCGAGGTCGGGCCGTCCTTCAGGTTGGGTGTCTTGTTCTCGCTGGTGATGTCGTTGCTGAGGTTGGTGGTGACCTCGCCGGAGGCGGTGATCGTGCCCTCGGCCGTGATCTTCCCGGAGATCTCGCCGCCGATGTTGTCGGTGCTGCTGGTCCTCAGGGTGACCGTCCGGTCGACGCCCATGTCACTGGTCGTGCAGTTGACGACGGCGTTGCCGAGGGACTTGACGGCGGTGGCGTACTCGCGGTCCCGCGCCGGGTCGATGGCGAACGTGCAGGCCGTGCGCTTGGTCCCGCAGTACTCCAGGACGTCGGCGATCCGCGCGGGCCGCCCGTCGGCGGTGACTGCGCGGGCGACGGGGGTCTCGCCCGGCCCCTCCTCGGCGGCGACGGCGGCGGGCGGGGTGAGCAGGACCAGGGGCGCGGTGAGCCCGAGGGCGAGAGTGAGGGTGAGGGAGCGGGCCAGGGGCGGGACGGCGTGGGGACGACGTTCA is part of the Streptomyces sp. NBC_00250 genome and harbors:
- a CDS encoding DMT family transporter yields the protein MSKATYTRLAALSLVWGSVFLWIKIAGYGFSPVQMVLIRLALGAVVILALGYAKGLRLPREAATWGHLTVAALLGNAVPWTLYAEGEIAGSSSVAAVVNGSAPIWTLGAALLLGQEKRVSGFKAGGVLLGLGGTALIASPWNSASSGTGWSVLCFVLGSISFGASFAYMGRFLVGKGIPPLVLAGGQLSAATVLLLVAFPFLGLQTITWRADSVISVLILGVVCTGFAALLNFELIIKDGPTVASTVTYLMTAVAVVLGAAVLREPLGWTVWLGAVAVLAATGLLRRKPRPAPEPAPGTAPAPTTAAE
- a CDS encoding LysR family transcriptional regulator: MTDLPDLRKLRVLRELSERGTVSAAAQALHLTPQAVSQQISALGRELGVPLTEPSGRRLRLTGAARIVLRHADAVFTQVEQMRAELAAHRSGERGEVAVAGFSTTLSALILPAVARLRETRPLLRTSLAEVDPPESFSLLRRGETDVVISADTTRPSPGAPSEERPSAGLPDGRTDGPPDERTDGRTDGRTARTSDGRTDGRFHRVALCDDPFDIALPAGHRLLDSERLLLADLADETWIFATTGLCHDIGVAACTAAGFTPRASHAIGDWDATLAAVRLGLGVALVPRLAKPVPRPEVTIRAFSERAPSRTVFAAVREGSQTSPEIAAVLDELRTAARAAVVG